The Flaviramulus sp. BrNp1-15 genome has a window encoding:
- a CDS encoding DUF2892 domain-containing protein, translating to MLNTYFRVIVGTMVLLSLVLTIYVNPNWMWFTVFIGVNLIQSAFTKWCLLETILKKLGVRE from the coding sequence ATGTTAAATACATATTTTAGAGTAATAGTTGGTACAATGGTATTACTAAGTCTTGTACTTACTATTTATGTTAATCCAAATTGGATGTGGTTTACAGTATTTATAGGTGTAAACTTAATACAATCTGCATTTACAAAATGGTGTTTATTGGAAACCATTTTAAAAAAACTAGGAGTTAGAGAATAA
- a CDS encoding efflux RND transporter permease subunit, translated as MKEGLAGKIAKVFIGSKLTVLLMIVFMVIGVYSSFLIPREEEPQIDVPIADIFVGYPGASPTEVESRVIKPLEKLISNIKGVEYVYSTSMKEQGMVIVQFYVGEDIERSFVKMYNEINKHMDQMPKGVTFPLVKTRAIDDVPMLGLTLWSENYDDYQLSQMAQELESEIKKVNDVAITHKIGGRNRQLRVVLDKDKLASSGLDFLSVSEMIKANNSQLNSGSFDKNDTEFLVNTGKFLESVTDVENLVVGVQQNQPIYLKQVATIIDGPEVPQNYVSLGFGQGSEKASEYKSEYPAVTISVAKRKGADAMKIAEVIIDKVEHLRSTLIPDDVHVEITRNYGETASHKVSELLLHLIGSIIAVTFVVMLAMGWRGGLVVFLSVPITFALTLLSYYMLDYTLNRITLFALVFVTGIVVDDSIIIAENMHRHFKMKRLPFKQAALYAINEVGNPTILATFTVIASVLPMAFVSGLMGPYMAPMPIGASIAMILSLFVALTITPYLGYIFLREKDKKGEVEKEEKAIEDTFIYRIYNKFERPLLENKTKRWLFLSGTFLLLMGTMVLFFTKSVAVKMLPFDNKNEFQVVIDMPEGTTLERTGVVAQEISQYLSTRPEVVNYQNYIGTSAPITFNGLVRHYDLRGGSNMADIQVNLLDKKERSAQSHDIAKLLRPDIQKIASKYNANVKLVEVPPGPPVLSTIVAEVYGPEYDEQMKIANSVQDILKNTEDVVDIDWMVEDDQIEYQFNINKEKAMLYGVAPQQIAYTMNMALSNRAITNLYDEDASNQIGLVLALDENEKSSVRDISQLKVKSLQENMVPIADLVDIKQTTAAKSIYRKNQKRVVYVIADMAGELESPAYAILGMEEKLKEIPLPTGYKINEMYLGQPDFEDDYTVKWDGEWQITLEVFRDLGIAFLGAIILIYILIVGWFQNFKAPVVMMVAIPLSLIGIILGHWMMGAFFTATSFIGMIALAGIMVRNSVLLIDFINLRTAEGVPLKQAAIEAGAVRTTPILLTAGTVVIGAFVILFDPIFQGLAISLMGGTIVSTVLTLLVVPLVYYMIERKNHK; from the coding sequence ATGAAAGAAGGTTTAGCAGGAAAAATTGCCAAAGTCTTTATAGGCTCGAAGCTTACTGTGCTTCTAATGATCGTGTTTATGGTTATTGGAGTGTATAGTTCGTTTTTAATTCCGCGTGAGGAAGAACCACAAATTGATGTGCCAATAGCAGATATATTTGTAGGTTATCCTGGGGCAAGTCCTACCGAAGTGGAATCCAGAGTTATAAAACCATTAGAGAAATTAATTTCCAATATTAAAGGGGTTGAATATGTGTATTCAACGTCGATGAAAGAACAAGGCATGGTGATTGTTCAATTTTATGTTGGTGAAGATATTGAGCGTTCGTTTGTAAAAATGTACAACGAAATTAATAAGCATATGGACCAAATGCCGAAAGGTGTTACGTTTCCATTAGTAAAAACACGTGCGATTGATGATGTACCTATGTTGGGCTTAACATTGTGGAGCGAAAACTACGATGATTACCAATTAAGCCAAATGGCTCAGGAGCTAGAGAGTGAGATTAAAAAAGTAAATGATGTTGCTATTACACATAAAATTGGAGGAAGAAACCGACAATTACGTGTGGTTTTAGATAAAGATAAACTGGCTTCTAGCGGATTAGATTTCTTATCGGTTTCTGAAATGATTAAAGCAAACAACTCGCAACTAAACTCAGGAAGTTTTGATAAAAATGATACCGAGTTTTTAGTGAATACTGGGAAGTTTTTAGAGTCTGTTACCGATGTTGAAAATTTAGTAGTAGGTGTACAACAAAATCAGCCAATTTATTTAAAACAAGTTGCAACCATTATTGATGGTCCGGAAGTGCCACAAAATTATGTGAGTTTAGGATTTGGACAAGGAAGTGAAAAAGCATCAGAGTACAAGTCTGAATATCCTGCAGTTACAATATCTGTAGCAAAACGTAAAGGCGCCGATGCCATGAAAATTGCTGAAGTTATTATTGATAAAGTAGAACATTTACGTTCAACTTTAATTCCGGATGATGTGCATGTTGAAATCACTAGAAATTATGGTGAAACAGCGTCTCATAAAGTATCAGAATTATTGTTACACCTTATAGGTTCTATTATTGCAGTAACATTTGTAGTAATGCTTGCTATGGGTTGGCGTGGTGGATTGGTAGTTTTCTTATCTGTACCAATTACGTTTGCTTTAACGCTATTGAGTTATTACATGCTAGACTATACCTTAAACCGTATTACTTTATTCGCGTTAGTGTTTGTAACAGGTATTGTGGTTGATGATTCCATTATTATTGCTGAAAATATGCATAGGCATTTTAAGATGAAACGCTTACCATTTAAACAAGCTGCTCTGTATGCCATTAATGAAGTTGGTAACCCAACTATTTTGGCAACGTTTACTGTAATTGCGTCTGTATTACCTATGGCTTTTGTATCTGGTTTAATGGGACCATATATGGCGCCAATGCCAATTGGAGCATCAATTGCGATGATTTTGTCTCTATTTGTTGCCTTAACAATTACGCCTTATTTAGGTTACATATTCTTAAGAGAAAAAGATAAAAAAGGTGAAGTTGAAAAAGAAGAAAAAGCAATTGAAGACACTTTTATTTATCGCATTTATAACAAGTTTGAAAGACCTTTATTAGAGAACAAAACTAAACGTTGGCTGTTTTTAAGCGGAACTTTTCTATTGTTAATGGGAACAATGGTATTGTTTTTCACTAAATCAGTAGCAGTAAAAATGTTGCCCTTTGATAATAAGAATGAGTTCCAAGTAGTTATTGATATGCCAGAAGGAACAACACTTGAAAGAACTGGTGTAGTTGCACAAGAAATTTCGCAATACTTATCTACTCGTCCAGAAGTGGTGAATTACCAAAATTATATTGGAACTTCGGCTCCAATCACTTTTAACGGTTTAGTACGTCATTACGATTTACGTGGAGGAAGCAATATGGCAGATATACAGGTGAATTTATTAGATAAAAAAGAGCGTAGTGCTCAAAGTCACGATATCGCTAAATTGTTACGTCCGGATATTCAAAAAATTGCTTCAAAATATAATGCAAATGTAAAATTAGTGGAAGTTCCACCTGGACCGCCAGTGTTATCTACTATTGTTGCTGAAGTTTATGGACCAGAATATGATGAGCAAATGAAAATTGCTAATAGCGTTCAAGACATTTTAAAAAACACAGAAGATGTTGTAGATATCGATTGGATGGTTGAAGATGATCAAATAGAATATCAATTCAACATTAATAAAGAAAAAGCCATGTTATACGGTGTTGCACCACAGCAAATTGCCTATACCATGAATATGGCTTTATCAAACAGAGCAATTACCAATTTGTATGATGAAGATGCTTCAAATCAAATCGGTTTGGTACTGGCTTTAGATGAAAATGAAAAATCTTCTGTTAGAGATATTTCACAATTAAAAGTAAAATCTCTTCAAGAAAATATGGTTCCTATTGCAGATTTAGTAGATATTAAACAGACTACAGCAGCAAAAAGTATTTATCGAAAAAATCAAAAACGCGTAGTGTATGTCATAGCAGATATGGCTGGAGAATTAGAAAGTCCAGCGTATGCCATACTTGGAATGGAAGAAAAACTAAAAGAAATTCCATTACCAACAGGCTATAAGATTAACGAAATGTATTTAGGTCAACCAGATTTTGAAGACGATTACACTGTAAAATGGGATGGTGAATGGCAAATTACTTTAGAAGTTTTTAGAGATTTAGGAATTGCATTTTTAGGAGCCATTATCCTGATTTACATCTTGATTGTTGGCTGGTTTCAAAACTTTAAAGCACCAGTTGTGATGATGGTAGCAATTCCATTATCGTTAATAGGAATTATTTTAGGACACTGGATGATGGGTGCTTTCTTTACTGCAACTTCATTTATTGGTATGATTGCTTTAGCAGGAATTATGGTTAGAAACTCAGTATTACTGATTGATTTTATCAATCTACGAACAGCAGAAGGTGTACCATTAAAACAAGCAGCTATTGAAGCTGGAGCAGTTAGAACCACACCTATTTTATTAACAGCTGGAACCGTTGTAATTGGAGCATTTGTAATCCTTTTTGATCCAATTTTCCAAGGATTAGCAATCTCGTTAATGGGAGGAACCATAGTTTCAACCGTTTTAACACTGTTGGTTGTGCCACTTGTATATTATATGATTGAACGTAAAAACCATAAATAA